In Georgenia soli, a genomic segment contains:
- a CDS encoding DegT/DnrJ/EryC1/StrS family aminotransferase, protein MASGRNTITQGTESTYLPFALPDIGEEEIDAVVDAMRSGWLTTGPRAAAFEREFSEFLGGGVHAIAVNSATAGLHLALEAAGIGPGDEVLVPTWTFTSTAEVVRYLGAEPVFIDIEPETHNIDLDSAAAAVTPRTKAIMPVHFAGLAVDSKQIATLAQQHEIKVVEDAAHALPATSASKLVGTHGSEFTVFSFYATKTMTTGEGGMVVTPDESAATRMRTMRLHGIDRDVFNRYRSDVPSWRYDVVAPGFKYNLTDPAAAMGRVQLRRSEKMQRRREAIAGQYNDAFRGLPLRLPAGPPTGDTHAWHLYVISITDEAGVSRDDFIDRMGREGVGCSVHFIPLHMQPYWRERYNFAREDFPAATAEFERVVSLPIFSSMTQAQVDKVIAAVHGVLR, encoded by the coding sequence ATGGCTTCCGGTAGAAACACCATCACACAAGGCACTGAGTCAACCTATCTGCCATTCGCACTACCCGACATAGGCGAGGAAGAGATCGACGCAGTTGTCGATGCGATGAGGAGCGGCTGGCTCACAACCGGACCACGCGCAGCCGCGTTCGAGAGAGAGTTCTCTGAGTTTCTCGGCGGCGGCGTACACGCCATCGCTGTCAATTCCGCTACCGCCGGCCTGCACCTCGCGCTCGAGGCTGCGGGCATCGGACCCGGCGACGAGGTCCTAGTCCCGACATGGACATTCACGTCAACCGCAGAAGTGGTGCGGTACTTAGGCGCAGAACCCGTCTTCATTGACATCGAGCCGGAAACTCACAATATAGACTTGGATAGCGCAGCCGCGGCGGTGACGCCACGAACGAAGGCGATCATGCCAGTCCATTTCGCTGGCCTAGCTGTCGACAGCAAACAAATCGCCACGCTCGCCCAACAGCATGAAATCAAGGTCGTAGAGGACGCTGCCCATGCATTACCCGCGACTTCGGCCTCCAAATTAGTCGGGACCCACGGAAGCGAGTTTACTGTTTTCAGCTTTTACGCCACTAAAACCATGACGACCGGCGAAGGCGGCATGGTTGTGACGCCAGACGAGTCCGCTGCGACACGAATGCGCACGATGCGGCTCCATGGAATAGACCGGGACGTGTTCAATCGCTACCGCTCGGACGTCCCTTCTTGGCGCTACGACGTGGTCGCACCCGGCTTCAAGTACAACCTGACCGACCCGGCCGCGGCGATGGGGCGCGTGCAACTGCGTAGATCCGAAAAGATGCAAAGGCGCCGTGAGGCGATCGCCGGCCAATATAATGATGCGTTCCGTGGCTTGCCGCTTCGGCTGCCGGCCGGTCCACCTACGGGCGATACGCATGCTTGGCACTTGTACGTCATCAGTATCACCGACGAAGCGGGCGTGAGCCGCGACGACTTCATCGACCGAATGGGACGTGAAGGCGTTGGCTGTAGCGTCCATTTCATCCCGCTGCATATGCAACCGTACTGGCGAGAGCGGTACAACTTCGCACGCGAAGACTTCCCAGCGGCTACCGCAGAGTTTGAACGCGTAGTTAGCCTCCCAATCTTTTCGAGCATGACGCAAGCCCAGGTCGACAAAGTCATCGCGGCCGTGCATGGAGTCCTGCGTTGA
- a CDS encoding sugar transferase, translating to MIAIAIAIKLDTRGPALFRQIRIGRTGQPFRIHKFRTMIAGAPGSLVSTSDDQRITRIGRILRATKLDELPQFIDVVAGHMSIVGPRPEVPAYVDCWPPQHREIILSIRPGITDPASIQLRHESDLLANAPEPDRYYREVLLPLKTSLYVQYVETRSLRGDLAIMFKTAAAVLRR from the coding sequence TTGATAGCGATCGCCATCGCAATTAAACTCGACACACGAGGCCCAGCGCTATTCCGACAAATACGCATTGGGCGCACGGGCCAACCCTTCAGAATCCATAAGTTCAGGACCATGATTGCAGGGGCGCCTGGCTCACTCGTCAGCACGTCAGATGACCAGCGCATCACACGGATTGGACGCATCCTTCGCGCTACAAAGCTCGACGAACTGCCGCAGTTTATCGACGTTGTTGCTGGCCATATGAGTATCGTCGGACCCCGACCTGAGGTACCGGCGTATGTAGACTGCTGGCCGCCTCAACACCGCGAGATTATTCTTTCCATTCGCCCCGGCATCACCGATCCCGCCAGCATCCAGCTGCGGCATGAATCCGACCTGCTAGCCAACGCTCCCGAGCCAGACCGCTATTATCGCGAGGTTTTGCTTCCCCTGAAGACTTCCCTGTACGTGCAGTATGTCGAGACTCGGTCTCTTCGCGGAGACCTGGCGATCATGTTCAAAACTGCCGCGGCAGTACTAAGGCGGTAG
- a CDS encoding DUF4012 domain-containing protein, translating into MLVATWDARTAYVELSAAANDVQTLQDQVAGGEREAAVSTAAGMRESADAAREALHGPHWDLAGLLPVVGDDVRTLQVVSVVVDDLATDAVGQLVDAVDVLDPGRLSPVDGRIDLEPFQQAAPKVISADEAVRSAQITLKDVETADLLEQIRGPVDRLTEQVDQVAEMTATAARAVKLIPAMMGADGRREYVLLVQNNSEPRATGGLPGSYVLLTVEDGTIDLAEQRSASSMGGFTEPVSDLSRAERGLYGTQLGRYPGNVTSTPDFPRTAELAREVWRLETGTEVDGVLSVDPVALGILLGATGPVTLPTGHELTSDNAAQLLLNQVYIDVADPQDQDAFFAAAAEQIFKAFLSGPVDPPALMGALDTAAGQGRLMLWSAVPEEQALIAGTTLSGELRGSVGDSPLVGIYVHDRSGAKIAYYEHVDAQVTSTDLRPDGSQSLAVTVTVTSRVPDGIASLPSLLTGGGKVVPVGNIRTDLHVYAPTGGRIVSATSDDSDASYLTRVHDGLMVGTHRLMLEPGQMTTLEFEIETGPNQTGPPIARITPGPSVGQFSASASAYPG; encoded by the coding sequence GTGCTTGTCGCCACCTGGGACGCCCGTACCGCCTACGTTGAGCTGAGTGCCGCGGCCAACGACGTCCAGACCCTCCAGGACCAAGTGGCGGGTGGCGAACGCGAGGCCGCGGTCTCTACTGCTGCAGGGATGCGTGAGAGCGCGGACGCTGCGCGTGAGGCCCTCCATGGTCCACATTGGGATCTCGCTGGGCTCCTCCCGGTTGTCGGTGACGACGTCCGCACACTTCAGGTGGTCAGCGTGGTCGTGGACGATCTGGCCACGGACGCTGTCGGGCAGCTCGTTGACGCTGTCGACGTGCTCGATCCCGGCCGACTATCGCCGGTGGACGGACGGATCGATCTCGAGCCGTTCCAGCAAGCTGCCCCCAAGGTGATTTCAGCGGACGAAGCCGTGCGTTCGGCTCAGATCACGCTGAAAGACGTCGAGACGGCCGACCTGCTCGAGCAGATCCGCGGGCCAGTCGATCGGCTCACCGAACAGGTGGACCAGGTCGCCGAGATGACAGCGACCGCCGCCAGGGCCGTGAAACTCATCCCGGCCATGATGGGGGCCGACGGCCGCCGGGAGTACGTCCTCCTCGTCCAGAACAACTCCGAACCGCGTGCGACCGGAGGTCTGCCGGGCAGTTACGTGCTTCTCACCGTGGAAGACGGGACGATAGATCTCGCCGAACAAAGGTCGGCCTCCTCCATGGGCGGGTTCACTGAGCCGGTCTCGGACCTGTCCCGGGCCGAGCGAGGGTTGTACGGCACACAACTGGGCCGATACCCCGGAAACGTTACCTCCACGCCGGACTTCCCTCGCACCGCCGAGCTCGCCCGTGAGGTCTGGCGACTCGAGACCGGCACTGAGGTCGACGGCGTGCTCTCAGTTGACCCAGTGGCGCTGGGAATCCTCCTGGGCGCCACCGGGCCGGTGACGCTGCCGACCGGGCACGAACTCACCTCGGACAATGCGGCTCAGTTGCTGCTGAACCAGGTGTACATCGACGTTGCCGACCCGCAGGACCAGGACGCATTCTTCGCCGCGGCCGCCGAGCAGATCTTCAAGGCGTTCCTGTCCGGCCCCGTCGACCCGCCGGCTCTTATGGGAGCTCTCGACACGGCTGCGGGCCAGGGCCGTCTGATGCTTTGGTCAGCTGTCCCAGAGGAACAGGCGCTGATCGCGGGCACCACCCTGAGCGGCGAACTCCGCGGCTCAGTGGGTGACTCTCCGCTGGTGGGCATCTACGTTCACGACCGGAGCGGCGCCAAGATCGCGTACTACGAGCATGTCGACGCTCAGGTGACTTCCACTGACTTGCGTCCGGACGGATCCCAAAGTCTTGCCGTTACCGTCACCGTGACTTCGCGGGTGCCTGATGGCATCGCGTCGCTACCCTCGTTGCTAACGGGCGGCGGGAAGGTCGTGCCGGTCGGGAACATCCGTACCGACCTTCACGTCTACGCACCGACCGGAGGGCGGATCGTCAGCGCCACCTCGGACGATTCAGATGCCAGCTACCTCACCCGCGTCCATGACGGACTGATGGTCGGTACGCACCGGCTGATGCTCGAGCCGGGACAGATGACGACGCTCGAGTTCGAGATCGAGACGGGCCCGAACCAGACAGGACCGCCGATCGCTCGCATCACGCCCGGGCCGTCGGTCGGACAGTTTTCGGCGTCGGCTTCCGCATATCCGGGTTGA
- a CDS encoding polysaccharide biosynthesis protein: protein MILWDCGSWLAATAMIVGTRYEFYLTDPQWTSIYLYGAAACALQVVSGTALKLYRGRYRVGAFDEAIGLAASTLWVAILLGLGMLVVRGFDAFPRGLALLVPPMALLFMAAGRWLYRAWNVRARHSSPDAENALIYGAGDAGYQLLRLIKVDSSSPYRVVGLIDDDKRKRNLTLLGVPVLGGRKKLVKIAHDNDVTTVILAISSASTEMVRDIADLVEQGGMRFLLLPPVAQILGGRVKLSDVREIDIADILGRRQVETDIESIADYLTGKRVLVTGAGGSIGSELARQVHKFGPSELILLDRDESALHGVQLSIYGKGLLDTPDMVLADIRDREALRPIFERHRPEVVFHAAALKHLPMLEQYPEEGWKTNVLGTLNVLELAAEYGVRQFVNISTDKAANPTSVLGKTKRIAEQLTAWHGRRCEGTYLSVRFGNVLGSRGSMLHTFRQQINMGGPITVTHPEITRYFMTIPEASELVIQAAAIGRDAEVLVLDMGEPVKILDVAKRLITHSGKDIEIVFTGLRPNEKMHEELFSVDEDGTRPFHPLISHVTVSPVAPDQIYHLAPHAAADSSTPPERAFDGFR from the coding sequence ATGATCCTGTGGGACTGCGGAAGCTGGCTAGCAGCGACCGCCATGATCGTGGGCACCCGTTACGAGTTCTACCTGACCGACCCTCAGTGGACGTCGATCTACCTGTACGGCGCGGCTGCCTGCGCCCTTCAGGTAGTCAGCGGAACGGCGCTCAAACTGTACAGGGGTCGCTACCGAGTAGGCGCGTTCGACGAAGCCATCGGTCTCGCCGCATCCACGTTGTGGGTGGCGATCCTCCTCGGTCTGGGGATGCTCGTCGTGCGCGGATTCGACGCCTTCCCGCGCGGCCTGGCCCTGCTGGTGCCACCCATGGCACTGCTCTTCATGGCCGCCGGACGATGGCTGTACCGAGCGTGGAACGTCCGTGCCCGGCACAGCTCACCCGACGCCGAGAACGCTCTGATCTACGGCGCCGGCGACGCCGGCTACCAACTTCTGCGACTCATCAAGGTCGACTCATCGTCGCCCTACCGTGTCGTCGGCCTCATCGACGACGACAAGCGAAAGCGGAACCTCACCCTCCTCGGTGTGCCCGTGCTCGGCGGCCGCAAGAAGCTGGTCAAGATCGCGCACGACAACGACGTCACGACCGTCATCCTCGCCATCTCCTCCGCAAGCACCGAAATGGTGCGCGACATCGCCGACCTCGTCGAGCAGGGCGGCATGCGCTTCCTACTGCTGCCGCCGGTGGCCCAGATCCTCGGTGGCCGGGTCAAACTCAGCGACGTTCGAGAGATCGACATCGCTGACATTCTGGGTCGTCGGCAGGTCGAGACCGACATAGAGTCGATCGCCGATTACCTGACGGGCAAACGTGTGCTGGTAACTGGTGCCGGTGGTTCGATCGGCTCCGAGCTGGCACGCCAGGTGCACAAGTTCGGACCGTCGGAACTCATCCTCCTCGACCGCGACGAGTCCGCCTTGCACGGGGTCCAGCTGTCGATCTACGGCAAGGGTCTGCTCGACACACCTGACATGGTTCTCGCGGACATACGGGACAGGGAGGCGCTGCGGCCCATCTTCGAACGCCATCGGCCGGAGGTTGTCTTCCATGCCGCGGCGCTGAAGCACCTCCCCATGCTCGAGCAGTACCCGGAGGAAGGCTGGAAGACGAATGTCCTCGGCACGCTCAACGTCCTCGAGCTCGCAGCCGAATACGGCGTCCGGCAGTTCGTCAACATCTCGACGGACAAGGCGGCCAACCCGACCAGCGTGCTGGGCAAAACGAAGCGCATTGCCGAGCAATTGACCGCCTGGCACGGCAGGCGCTGCGAGGGCACGTATCTGTCCGTGCGGTTTGGGAACGTCCTCGGCTCCCGCGGGTCGATGCTGCACACCTTCCGCCAGCAGATCAACATGGGCGGGCCTATTACGGTTACCCATCCAGAAATCACTCGCTACTTCATGACCATCCCAGAGGCCTCCGAGCTGGTGATCCAGGCTGCCGCAATCGGCCGGGACGCCGAGGTCCTTGTTCTCGACATGGGCGAGCCAGTCAAGATCTTGGATGTTGCCAAGCGACTCATTACGCACTCCGGCAAGGACATCGAGATCGTTTTCACGGGCCTCCGGCCGAACGAGAAGATGCATGAGGAACTGTTCAGTGTGGATGAGGACGGCACTCGGCCATTCCACCCGCTCATCTCGCACGTGACGGTATCGCCAGTAGCTCCCGACCAGATTTACCACCTGGCACCGCACGCGGCTGCAGATAGTTCAACTCCACCTGAGAGGGCATTTGATGGCTTCCGGTAG
- a CDS encoding dTDP-4-dehydrorhamnose 3,5-epimerase family protein, translated as MEFRELRITGCWEGVPAIREDARGGFFELAQFTEGFPTRDFRPVQLHGLVTHTGVLRGFHYSVGSRSQSKYVTCTAGRVLDLVLDVRVGSPTYGQWDSVLLDDRVRRSVYVPHGVAHAVLSLADNSTILFASSLPSASVTEVAVDALDPALGIDLNTLGIAEPLAEPIRSERDAEAPTLAELAQAGRLPLYDTSS; from the coding sequence GTGGAGTTCAGAGAGTTGCGGATCACAGGCTGCTGGGAGGGTGTGCCAGCCATTCGCGAGGATGCGCGAGGTGGTTTTTTCGAGCTCGCCCAATTCACTGAGGGGTTCCCCACACGCGATTTCAGACCCGTTCAACTCCACGGGCTGGTAACGCACACTGGCGTTCTTCGCGGTTTCCACTACTCCGTCGGCTCGCGGAGCCAGAGCAAGTACGTCACCTGCACCGCTGGGCGAGTGCTTGACCTCGTACTTGACGTGAGGGTGGGGTCGCCCACGTACGGCCAGTGGGACTCGGTGCTGCTGGACGACCGAGTCCGGCGAAGTGTTTATGTGCCCCACGGTGTGGCGCACGCTGTCCTCTCGCTCGCGGACAACTCCACCATCCTATTCGCCTCCTCGCTGCCGTCCGCTTCCGTGACTGAGGTTGCCGTCGACGCGCTCGATCCGGCGCTCGGAATAGACTTGAATACGCTGGGCATCGCAGAGCCTTTAGCTGAGCCGATCCGCTCTGAACGGGACGCGGAAGCTCCGACGCTGGCCGAGCTGGCTCAAGCAGGACGGCTGCCGCTGTACGACACCTCTTCTTGA
- a CDS encoding polysaccharide biosynthesis protein — MTDLSSIRGATVTVTGGTGSFGSTMVRHLLRRDAGEVRVFSRDEAKQDEMRSRFSDARLRFYLGDVRDYDSVAAAMVGADFAFHAAALKQVPSCEFFPMQAVKTNVTGSHNVLQAASSAGVESVVLLSTDKAVYPVNAMGMSKALMEKTAQAFARNNPKSRTRVSLTRYGNVMYSRGSVIPRFVDQLQSSSPLTITEPTMTRFLMSLEQSVDLVEYAFLHAEPGDLFVRKAPAATIEVLAKAVARVMGITEPQIERIGTRHGEKLHETLLSREEMLKADDHGDYFRVPLDARSMQYGLFFEEGEVAMTAVDDYTSENTTRLDVDGTIGLLQTLPEFDALLAVTR; from the coding sequence ATGACGGACCTGAGCAGCATCCGCGGAGCGACCGTGACTGTGACCGGGGGCACAGGGTCGTTCGGATCGACGATGGTCCGGCACCTGCTACGACGCGACGCGGGCGAGGTACGAGTCTTCTCGCGGGACGAAGCGAAACAAGATGAGATGCGCTCGCGGTTTAGCGACGCCCGGCTCCGCTTCTACCTGGGAGACGTCAGAGACTACGACAGTGTCGCGGCGGCAATGGTGGGTGCCGACTTCGCGTTTCACGCAGCCGCGTTGAAGCAAGTACCGTCTTGCGAGTTCTTCCCTATGCAAGCCGTGAAAACCAACGTGACAGGGAGCCATAACGTCCTCCAGGCGGCCTCGTCAGCCGGCGTAGAATCCGTAGTTCTTCTCAGTACGGATAAAGCCGTCTACCCCGTCAACGCCATGGGAATGTCAAAGGCTCTGATGGAGAAGACTGCCCAGGCCTTCGCACGCAACAATCCAAAGTCAAGAACTCGCGTTTCGCTCACCCGTTACGGAAACGTTATGTATTCTCGCGGATCTGTCATACCACGCTTCGTCGATCAACTACAGAGTTCATCGCCGCTCACGATCACCGAACCGACGATGACGCGGTTTTTAATGTCCCTCGAGCAGTCGGTCGACTTGGTCGAGTACGCCTTCCTGCACGCCGAACCCGGAGACCTCTTCGTCCGAAAAGCCCCCGCCGCGACGATCGAGGTGCTAGCAAAGGCAGTGGCAAGGGTTATGGGGATCACCGAACCGCAAATCGAGCGGATTGGCACGCGGCACGGCGAGAAACTCCACGAAACCCTGCTCTCCCGCGAGGAAATGCTCAAAGCGGATGACCATGGGGATTACTTTCGAGTGCCGTTGGATGCAAGATCCATGCAGTACGGCCTATTTTTCGAGGAAGGCGAGGTCGCGATGACCGCTGTCGACGACTACACGTCGGAAAACACAACACGTCTTGACGTTGACGGCACCATCGGACTTCTGCAAACACTACCTGAATTTGATGCTCTTCTGGCGGTGACTCGATGA
- a CDS encoding glycosyltransferase family 4 protein, producing MRFGILSQWFDPEPGPAALPGVLARSLVERGHDVQVLTGFPNYPTGIIPDTYRGRRRSDEVQEGVSIRRVALYASHDSSSLRRFSNYASFGLSATINGLRPLAGLDAIWVNYSPITVALPMWAARFLLRVPHVVHVLDLWPDTLLASGFARHGPLYAPPMRALQYWTNAMYRTASSVAYISPSVGGILHDRGVSRDKLHYVPMWADENIFRPTYQDLRRELGIPDSSVVLLYAGTLGEAQGLASLIDACSLVTDLSFTCIIAGSGVSESSLRTRAAEMGASNVRFLGRLPSEAMPKLMATSDMSYVSLREHPLSRATMPSKTQAALASAKAMLVAATGDVAHVAQQSQGGIVTEPENPTAIAASIRHAHSLGRDELRRMGQRARDYYETEFSVAAGTKRIESLLTMAAKRKVSS from the coding sequence ATGCGGTTTGGCATTTTATCTCAGTGGTTTGACCCAGAACCGGGTCCAGCCGCTTTACCTGGCGTCCTTGCCCGCTCCCTAGTGGAACGAGGTCACGACGTTCAGGTACTGACCGGCTTCCCAAACTACCCCACCGGGATAATCCCGGACACTTATCGGGGACGCAGGAGGAGCGACGAGGTTCAGGAAGGCGTCTCTATCCGACGCGTCGCGCTCTACGCAAGCCACGACTCCTCCTCTCTCCGGCGATTCAGCAACTACGCATCCTTCGGCTTATCGGCAACGATCAACGGTCTGCGGCCTCTAGCCGGATTGGACGCAATTTGGGTGAACTACTCGCCAATTACGGTCGCTTTGCCTATGTGGGCGGCAAGGTTCCTGCTCCGGGTGCCCCACGTCGTCCATGTTCTCGACCTATGGCCTGACACGCTACTCGCATCAGGCTTCGCGAGACACGGCCCACTGTACGCGCCGCCAATGCGCGCACTCCAATACTGGACAAACGCGATGTACCGCACTGCCAGTTCAGTCGCATACATTTCGCCGTCGGTCGGCGGGATCCTGCACGACCGCGGCGTATCGCGAGACAAATTGCACTACGTGCCAATGTGGGCGGACGAAAACATCTTTCGGCCGACCTATCAGGACTTGCGTCGTGAGTTGGGCATCCCTGACTCGTCCGTAGTGCTCCTATACGCAGGGACGCTCGGCGAAGCGCAGGGCCTCGCCAGTCTGATAGACGCCTGCTCTCTCGTTACCGACCTGTCCTTCACTTGCATTATCGCTGGTTCAGGTGTGAGCGAATCATCTCTGCGTACCCGAGCCGCAGAGATGGGCGCTTCAAACGTTCGTTTTCTTGGTCGCCTCCCGAGCGAGGCGATGCCCAAACTTATGGCCACTAGCGACATGAGTTATGTGAGTCTGCGTGAGCACCCTCTTTCGCGTGCAACCATGCCGAGTAAGACGCAGGCCGCGCTTGCGTCCGCGAAAGCCATGCTGGTAGCAGCAACCGGAGACGTCGCCCATGTCGCACAACAAAGCCAAGGCGGCATTGTCACTGAGCCAGAGAATCCCACTGCTATTGCCGCGTCAATCCGACACGCTCACAGCCTCGGCCGCGATGAACTCCGGCGCATGGGGCAACGTGCCCGCGATTACTACGAGACAGAATTCTCGGTGGCTGCTGGCACGAAACGTATCGAGTCATTGCTAACCATGGCAGCTAAACGAAAGGTATCCTCATGA